The genomic interval GAGAACGTATTCTTGCACGTTTCCCTGAGAAACTAAGTCATTACATTGAAAAATGGTTTAAGAAAAACAACGTCACTGTTATACCAAACTCAAACATCAATAAAGTAGAACCTGGCGTAATCTATAACCATGATGAGCCTGAAGAAGTTGATATCGTTGTATGGACTGCTGGTATTCATCCAGTTTCAGTAGTCAGAAACTTGCCAGTTGATGTAAGTAAAAACGGCCAAGTTATTGTCAATCAATATCACCAAATCCCTACATATCAAAATGTGTATGTAGTAGGTGATTGCGCAAATCTTCCTCACGCACCAAGTGCACAACTTGCTGAAATACAAGGAGATCAAATTGCAGATGTAATGACAAAACAATGGAAAAATGAGGCACTCCCAGATAAAATGCCAGAATTGAAAATCCAAGGATTCTTTGGTTCATTAGGTGATAAAAAAGGTTTCGCGTATGTATTAGATCGTCCGCTTACCGGCCGTATTGCTTCAATTATGAAATCAGGTATTTTATGGTTATATAAATATCATAATGGATAGAATTAATGATCATTAAAAGTCAGGATGGAAATCCTGGCTTTTGTTATACCAATTATAATTTGAGATGTAAAATCGGATAACCTCTTCCTTGGTCGTCTTTTTGAGACTCACCAAATATTTCAAAACCATTTTTAACATAAAATTTAATAGCCTTTTGGTTATCTTTATTGACGTCGACGTATTGTATTTTATTTTCTTGTATGAGGTATTGTACTATTTCTGTACCATATCCATTATTGAAATATTTAGGTCTAATAAATAACATTTCTAAATTTTGATTGTTAGTTCCTGAAAAACCAATAATTTCTTGGTCGTTGAACCATAAATATACTTCAACCATTTTAAAGTAATTCGGTATATCATTTTTCAATTCTAATCTATCTTTCTCTTTTAAAAAATCATGTGTAGCAATGACAGATTCTTCCCATATTTCTAATGCTTTAGAATAATCTTTTTCTTGAAGTTTTCTTTTGGATAATGTCATATTTTAACTCCTCTTCATTTTCACTTGGAAATTTTCAAAGAAACAAAGGCAACTTAATATAAGTCGCCCTTTTGTTTTTATCTTACATATTTAATTTTCAAAATGTTCGTCCACAAATCGAGTAATCTGCTTTGATTGAATGAATCCATCAGCTACTAGCATATCATCCATTGTAACTAATGGATAAAAAAGCTCATCATTTTCCAACTGTTCAATATATTGCTGATCATGGTCTGATAAGTTTTCAGTATCTTTTTGAAAATCTATATACGTATATTCAAAATTAATATCTGAATATTTACGTTTTAATAATGCTTGCAGCCAATCAAATGTATCTTTAGATGTTGGTGCATTTACACAGCTCGCACACACCACATCAGCCCCATAAACCACTACACTTACTTTAGTCATTTGGCGTCCCTCCATAGATTTTTTTGTCTTTATCTATTATAATAAATGAACAAGCAGAAAAATGAAATTATATACTTGGAAGGAGATATATCCATGCCAACTGAAAATACAACAATGTTTGATCAAGTAGCAGTTGTTATCGAACGTTTACGCCCGTTCTTAT from Staphylococcus condimenti carries:
- a CDS encoding NAD(P)/FAD-dependent oxidoreductase; protein product: MKNLVLLGGGYGNMRILSHILPDKLPEDYTITLIDRMPYHGLKPEYYALAAGTKSDKDVRLKFPESEKLNIVYGDISAIDLDEQIVSVGDTKVDYDELVIGLGCEDKYHNVPGAEEYTYSIQTLAKSRKTYHTISDLPTGSKVAIVGAGLSGIELASELRESRSDLDIRLYDRGERILARFPEKLSHYIEKWFKKNNVTVIPNSNINKVEPGVIYNHDEPEEVDIVVWTAGIHPVSVVRNLPVDVSKNGQVIVNQYHQIPTYQNVYVVGDCANLPHAPSAQLAEIQGDQIADVMTKQWKNEALPDKMPELKIQGFFGSLGDKKGFAYVLDRPLTGRIASIMKSGILWLYKYHNG
- a CDS encoding GNAT family N-acetyltransferase; the encoded protein is MTLSKRKLQEKDYSKALEIWEESVIATHDFLKEKDRLELKNDIPNYFKMVEVYLWFNDQEIIGFSGTNNQNLEMLFIRPKYFNNGYGTEIVQYLIQENKIQYVDVNKDNQKAIKFYVKNGFEIFGESQKDDQGRGYPILHLKL
- a CDS encoding YuzD family protein, producing the protein MTKVSVVVYGADVVCASCVNAPTSKDTFDWLQALLKRKYSDINFEYTYIDFQKDTENLSDHDQQYIEQLENDELFYPLVTMDDMLVADGFIQSKQITRFVDEHFEN